Genomic DNA from Deltaproteobacteria bacterium RBG_16_64_85:
CCCATCCTCATCGGGGGAGGCCGAGACGCCATGTCCCACCAGCAGGCCGCCGCAATCAGCGACCGGGAGCGGTTCCTTGCGCTCCTCAAAGAGAAGAGCTACGAGAAGCGCAAGGTGATCCTCACCTCGGGGCGCGAGTCCGATTTCTACATCGACTGCAAGCAGGCCACGCTGACCGCCGAGGGGGCGTTCCTCTGCGGACGTCTTTTCTGCGAAATGCTGGAGAAAGGGAGTTGGCCGGAGGCGGTCGGCGGGATCACCCTGGGGGCCGATCCCATCGTGACGGCCGTGTCCCTGACCAGCGCCCTCCGCGGCCGGCCGATCCCCGCCTTCATCATCCGGAAGGAGCCCA
This window encodes:
- a CDS encoding orotate phosphoribosyltransferase — encoded protein: MSDRERFLALLKEKSYEKRKVILTSGRESDFYIDCKQATLTAEGAFLCGRLFCEMLEKGSWPEAVGGITLGADPIVTAVSLTSALRGRPIPAFIIRKEPKKHGTAQWVEGTKNLRPGMKVAIVEDVVTTGGSTLRAIERAEEFGLAVSRVLCIVDRNEGGAETIAGRGYRLEAMFLKEDVENA